Proteins encoded within one genomic window of Paramisgurnus dabryanus chromosome 13, PD_genome_1.1, whole genome shotgun sequence:
- the stmn2a gene encoding stathmin-2a, whose translation MAKTAIAYKEKMKELSMLSLICSCFSPQPRNNIVCEFEDMEVKPINKRASGQAFEVILKPPTPVSEVAPSITTPPKKRDVSLEDIQKKLEAAEDRRRSQEAQVLKALAEKREHEREVLLKAMEENSNFSKMAEEKLILKMEQIKENRDAYLAAIMERLHEKERHAAVVRRNKELREELEA comes from the exons ATGGCCAAAACAGCTATCG CCTACAAAGAGAAGATGAAGGAGCTGTCCATGCTCTCCCTCATTTGCTCTTGCTTCAGCCCACAGCCACGCAATAACATTGTGTGTGAATTTGAAG ATATGGAGGTAAAGCCCATAAATAAAAGGGCATCGGGGCAGGCGTTTGAGGTGATCCTGAAACCACCCACTCCAGTGTCCGAGGTGGCCCCCAGCATCACCACCCCTCCAAAGAAGAGGGATGTCTCGCTGGAGGACATCCAGAAGAAACTGGAGGCCGCTGAAGACCGCAGGAGG TCCCAGGAAGCTCAAGTGCTGAAAGCTCTGGCTGAGAAACGCGAGCACGAGAGGGAAGTGCTACTTAAAGCCATGGAGGAAAACAGCAACTTCAGCAAGATGGCAGAAGAAAAGCTCATCCTGAAGATGGAGCAGATCAAGGAGAACCGTGATGCTTACCTAGCAGCCATCATGGAGCGCCTGCACGAGAAG GAGCGACACGCTGCAGTGGTCCGCAGGAACAAGGAGCTGAGAGAAGAGCTGGAAGCGTGA
- the upp1 gene encoding uridine phosphorylase 1: MPRGEEKNGTGEEKNGTCEGSICVTNPHLDAMKDDILYHFNLGTSSHDLPAMFGDVKFVCVGGSAWRMKSFTEYIAKELGLEDPNGEYPNICAGTDRYAMYKIGPVLSVSHGMGIPSISIMLHELIKLLYHARCTDVTVVRIGTSGGIGLKPGTVVVTKQSVDAMFRPYLEQIILGKPVVRDTDLDGKLAEELLKCGQDLAEFETVIGNTMCTLDFYEGQARLDGAFCSYTEDDKQRFLTEAYAAGVRNIEMESSVFAAMCKLSNLRAAVVCVTLLDRQKGDQLTSSHDVLNDYQMRPQVLVGHYIKKKLNASKKS; the protein is encoded by the exons GTCCATTTGTGTTACCAATCCTCATTTGGATGCCATGAAGGATGACATCCTCTACCACTTTAACCTCGGGACATCCAGTCACGACTTGCCAGCCATGTTTGGAGACGTCAAA TTTGTGTGTGTAGGTGGAAGTGCGTGGAGAATGAAGTCTTTCACTGAATACATTGCAAAGGAGCTGGGGCTCGAGGACCCTAATGGAGAGTACCCAAATATATGCGCAGGAACCGATCGCTACGCCATGTACAAAATTGGACCTGTGCTGTCCGTCAGT CATGGCATGGGCATCCCGTCAATCTCCATAATGTTGCATGAGCTTATCAAGCTGCTCTATCACGCTCGCTGTACTGATGTTACAGTAGTGCGCATTGGGACATCAGGTGGAATAG GTTTAAAGCCAGGCACCGTGGTGGTTACCAAGCAGTCGGTTGATGCTATGTTCCGCCCCTACCTCGAGCAGATTATCCTGGGCAAACCGGTCGTAAGGGACACTGATCTTGATGGCAAACTTGCAGAGGAGCTGCTCAAGTGTGGCCAAGACCTTGCAGAGTTCGAAACTGTCATTGGTAACACAATGTGCACGCTTGACTTTTATGAAG GTCAGGCTCGGCTGGATGGTGCCTTCTGCTCATACACCGAGGATGATAAACAGCGCTTTCTTACTGAGGCCTATGCTGCTGGGGTTCGTAACATTGAGATGGAGTCATCTGTCTTTGCGGCCATGTGCAAACTGAGCAATCTTCGAG CTGCtgttgtgtgtgtgacactACTGGATAGGCAGAAAGGAGACCAGCTCACCAGCTCTCATGATGTCCTGAACGACTACCAGATGCGCCCTCAGGTGCTAGTGGGACATTACATCAAAAAGAAGCTGAATGCCTCCAAGAAAAGCTAG